The bacterium genome includes a region encoding these proteins:
- a CDS encoding type II toxin-antitoxin system RelE/ParE family toxin, translated as MPIEQEVRVFARSDGSEPFTEWLRKLRDGTSRNRIRQRIARVRLGNFGDVRSVGGGVHELRIHVGPGYRVYFGREGDAVVILLCGGDKGSQKRDIKSAQDDWHDYRSRVDE; from the coding sequence ATGCCGATCGAGCAGGAGGTTCGCGTCTTTGCTCGTTCGGATGGGAGCGAGCCTTTCACAGAGTGGCTTCGCAAGCTTCGAGATGGAACGAGTCGCAATCGCATCCGCCAACGCATCGCCCGGGTCCGTCTGGGAAACTTTGGCGATGTCCGGAGTGTGGGAGGGGGCGTGCATGAGCTTCGTATTCACGTCGGCCCGGGCTATCGGGTGTACTTCGGTCGCGAGGGGGATGCCGTGGTGATCTTGCTCTGCGGAGGAGACAAGGGCTCTCAGAAGCGTGACATCAAGTCTGCCCAGGACGATTGGCATGACTACAGGAGTCGAGTCGATGAGTAA